The genome window AACAAACCATCTGCTCCGGCAAAACCCAGCACAGTATATTCTACATTATTCTCACGCTATAAGGAATGGATTGTGCATATCAAAGCGATCGGACAATCGCAAAATCATGTTGCAAGGAAGCGTTTTGAAATATGAGAAGCACGGTTTGCCCTCTCGGAGGAAATAATGATGAATAAACCGATGATAAACAGTTCCGCTGTTTTTTAGAATGTCTTGCTACATGCTCAACCCACCTGACATCTTCTGATGAAAATATAAGCCATACTGTGGCGGCAGGACAGATGGATTCTGTTTCTATAAACGAGAGCGAAACGCGGGATTTCAGTATAGTGCCGCCTATATCGACTGTTACCAGCACGCAGCCTGTGCTGCGCTCAAGTGCCATCTGAGTGACAGTGCCTTTAAGTGCGTTCATCAGTTTTGTGTGCTGCTGTTTTGTGCGAGAGAGTGCAATGTTTGAGGGATTGATCAGCCCGGTTGCAATTGCATTGTGTCCGTTACGCAGCCCATATATCTTCTGCCCATCGGAGAGAGTGCGCACTGCGTACAAGCCTTCGGTTTCCCATAATCCCTGTATCAGGTTTTCAGCTCCATGTCCTACGACTCGTCCGCGGTAGAGGTTTATGATATCTGTCGAGACCTCATAAAGCCATACAAGGTCATGGGTCGCCACTACCACAGTTGTCCCCCATTCCTTCCATGCGGAGACGGCAGCTTCTTTTACGAGCTGTGCGCTTGATTCGTCGACATTAGCCGTGGGTTCGTCAAGAAGGAGGACTCGTGGATGGAGTGCAAGACGTGTTGCAAGGGCAACCCGCTGGACTTCGCCTCCTGATAGACGAAACCAGGGCCTTTCTGCAAATTTATCCGGTTCCAGCCCTACGCGACGCAGAGAATCATGGATGCGTCCTTTCATACCGTCTGTTTTGCCGCGAAGTTTGAGTCCGTAAGCTATGTTTTCATAAACAGAGCGCTTGAGCAGGTAGGAGTTTTGTAGGAGATAAGTTACATCCATACGGAGCTCTACCTCACGTCCGGTACTTTCTTTGCCGTCAAATAAGAGGGAGCCTTCGTCGCATTGTTCAAGAAAGGCAAGGATCTTAAGCAGCGTTGACTTTCCGCTTCCGTTAGGTCCGACCAGGCCATAGACGTTCCCTTCTTTTATAACAAGAGAGTCTATATCTACGGTTACAGGACCGTTGCCATATCTGTGCTTGAGGTATCGAATGTCATAAAGTGTGTTCGCGCTCATTCTCCAGGCTCCTTGCGGCTTTCTGTGAGACTGCGGCATAAAAAATGCAGCAGTCTCACAGATACAAGATGTCAGTTTTACAAAATCGATTATTTCGGATTTTTCTTATTCCATTCGTCAGAGTTTGGGAAGAAAAGGGGCTGTCCATACTCCTTAACTTTGAAGTTTTTGATAATGAGCTGGGCTTCGTCGCTGCACAGCCAGTTGATAAACCTTACAACATCGGCGTTATTGACATTAGGGAATTTCTTAGGGCTGACCTCGATTGCCGCGATAAGATTAAGGAGAATGGGATCTCCTTCGACAAGAGGAATTATCTTGAGGGTTTTCTGCTTCATAAGGTATGTTGCTCTGTCCATAATGGTATAAGCGTTGCGCCTGTTGGCAAAGTCTGTAGTCGGGCCATTCCCGAGGCTGCCAAGTGAGAACACAGTGTACCATTCGTCTTTTTCTTTGTCAGGGACTATCCCTGCAGCTTTCCAGACTTTCATTTCCGCCACGTGTGTTCCGGACATGTCTCCGCGGCTGACGAAAG of Synergistaceae bacterium contains these proteins:
- a CDS encoding energy-coupling factor ABC transporter ATP-binding protein, whose translation is MSANTLYDIRYLKHRYGNGPVTVDIDSLVIKEGNVYGLVGPNGSGKSTLLKILAFLEQCDEGSLLFDGKESTGREVELRMDVTYLLQNSYLLKRSVYENIAYGLKLRGKTDGMKGRIHDSLRRVGLEPDKFAERPWFRLSGGEVQRVALATRLALHPRVLLLDEPTANVDESSAQLVKEAAVSAWKEWGTTVVVATHDLVWLYEVSTDIINLYRGRVVGHGAENLIQGLWETEGLYAVRTLSDGQKIYGLRNGHNAIATGLINPSNIALSRTKQQHTKLMNALKGTVTQMALERSTGCVLVTVDIGGTILKSRVSLSFIETESICPAATVWLIFSSEDVRWVEHVARHSKKQRNCLSSVYSSLFPPRGQTVLLIFQNASLQHDFAIVRSL
- a CDS encoding substrate-binding domain-containing protein; the encoded protein is MKKLMAAILFILAASTYVPAFAGTIRLSSTIGPVDAGIIPLLADTYKAKTGTDFVIEKAGTGATLEKAKTGNFDMVIVHARELEDQFIREGYGQNRKDIMYNDFVILGPKEDPAGIKGMNSAAEAFKKIAAKQAPFVSRGDMSGTHVAEMKVWKAAGIVPDKEKDEWYTVFSLGSLGNGPTTDFANRRNAYTIMDRATYLMKQKTLKIIPLVEGDPILLNLIAAIEVSPKKFPNVNNADVVRFINWLCSDEAQLIIKNFKVKEYGQPLFFPNSDEWNKKNPK